Below is a genomic region from Catenuloplanes atrovinosus.
CCGGCGGTCGTGGGCGTCCGCCGCCTCGCCGCCGCCGGGCGCCTTGTCCACCGTCAGTACGAGATCGCGGGCGATCTGCCCGGCCACCATCACCGTCATGCCCCGCCCATACCCGGGTACCCGGGGTGGATCACGCGGCCAGGCCGTCGCTTCCGGCGTCGTGCGCGATCGGGGCGGACGCGGCGGAGACCGTGTCCAGCGACAGGCCGAGCGCGCCGGCCAGCGCCGCGACCGTGAAGAACGCGGGTGTCGGGATGCGGCCCGTCTCGATCTTGCGAAGCGTCTCCGGGGAGATGCCGGCCGCGGAGGCGACCTCCACGATGCTGCGCGTGCCGCGGGCGTCGCGCAGCACGCGGCCCAGTCGCTCGCCGCGCTCCCGCTCTTCCTCGCTCAACGGCACCCGTACCATGCCTCCGATAGTAATACCGGTATAGTTATCGGCGGGATGCGAGACGGGAGTTCCGCATGATCGAGCTGAAGTCGCCCACCGAACTGGCGGCGCTGCGCGAGGCCGGCCGCGTCGTCGCGCACGCGCTGGCCGCGGCCCGCGAGCACGCCGCGGTCGGCGTCAGCCTCCTCGACCTCGACGAGATCGCCGCCAAGGTCATCGCGGACGCCGGGGCCACGCCGTCGTTCCTGGCCTACCGGCCGCGGGCCGCGCCCACGCCGTACCCGGCGGTGATCTGCGCCAGCGTCAACGACGCGATCGTGCACGGCATCCCCACCGGCTACCGGCTGGCGGACGGCGACCTGATCACCATCGACTGCGGCGCCCACCTGGACGGCTGGTGCGGCGACGCCGCGGTCAGCTTCGTGGTGGGCGAGCCGCGCGCGGCCGACCTCGCGCTGATCGACGCCACCGAGCGCGCGCTCGCCGCCGGCATCGCCGCGGCCCGGCCCGGCGCCCGGCTCGGCGACGTCGCGCACGCGGTGGAGAGCGTCGCGCGGGCCGCCGGCCTCGGCATCATGGCCGATCACGGCGGGCACGGCGTCGGGCGCGCGATGCACGAGGCCCCGCCCGTGCCGAACGTGGGCCGCCCCGGCACCGGCCTGCCGATCGAGCCCGGCCTGGTGATCGCGATCGAGCCGATGCTGATCGCGAACGGCCGCGACGGCTACCGCACCGACGCGGACGGCTGGACGCTGCGCACCCGCGACGGCGCCCGCGCCGCGCACGCGGAGCACACCATCGCGGTCACCGACGCCGGCCCGGTCATCCTGACCGCCCCCTGAGGCGCGGTCCCGGCCCCACCGCACCGGCCCGCCCGGCTCCCGCCGCCGGGCCCGGAGACCGCGACCGGGACATGGCCCGGCGATGCTTCTTCCCGCTGTGGGGTTCGAGGCGCCGCGGAACCGGCAGGAAGGCCGGCCACGGCCGACCGGTGCCCGCGGGAGCACCGTGACCCCGCCACGCCGGAAGCGGGTCGATGAATTGTGATCGTCGGGTCGTCTGTACGCCGGGTGCCGGTGCACGGCAGGCTGGCACCCATGCGGAAACTGACCTACGGCATGAACGTGAGCCTGGACGGCTACATCGCCGCGCCCGGCGACGACCTCGGCTGGACCGCGCCGGGCGACGAACTGTTCCAGTGGTGGTCCGACCGGGTGGCGGCGACCGGCACGGCGCTGTACGGGCGCAGGGTGTGGGAGGGGATGAGCTCCCACTGGCCGACCGCCGACCAGCGGCCGGGCGTCACGCCGGCGCACGTGGAGTACGCCCGCCGCTGGCGGGACATGCCGAAGGTGGTGTTCTCGTCCAAGCCCCTCGCGGTCGACTGGAACACCCGTCTGGTCACCGGCGACGCGGTCACCGAGATCACCCGGCTGAAGGCGGAGGACGGCGGGCCGATGGACATCGTCGGCGCCACGCTCGCCGCGGCGGCCATGCGCGCCGGGCTGATCGACGAGTACGTGGTCGTCACCCATCCGGTCCTGATCGGTGGCGGCACGCCGTTCTTCACCGCCCTGGACGGCTGGGTGAACCTGGCCTTGGCGGAGACCCGCACGTTCTCCGGCGATGTGGTGCTGACCAGGTACGAGACGCGGGGCTGACCATGATGCTCGACCTGCGGATCGAGAACGGGACGATCATCACGATGGATCCGGCCCGGCCGGTGGTGCGGGCGCTCGGCGTCTGGCGCGGGCGGGTGTTCGCGACCGGCGACGAGGTGGCCGGGCTGGCCGCGCGCGAGGTGCTGGACCTGCGTGGCGCCACCGTGGTGCCCGGGTTCGTCGACGCGCACGTGCACCTGGCGTGGACCGGCCTGAAGGCGCGGGCCGCCAGCGTGGCGCCGTCGGTCGACGCGGGCGCGATGCTGCGGGTGATCGCGGAGGCGGCGCGCCGGGTGCCGGAGGGCGGCTGGGTGGACGTCGGCGGCTACGACCAGCGGCCGCTCGGCCGGCACCTGACCGCCGCGGAACTGGACGCGGTCAGCGCCGGGCGGAAGGTGTTCGTCACCCACGACTCCGGGCACGCGTGCCTGGTCAACAGCGCGGTGCTGGCGATGCTGCCGGCCGGCGTGCGGCACCGGGACGGGCTGCTCACCGAGGGCGACATGGCCGTGGCCCGGCGGCTGCGCTGGCCGTACGCGGTGGACGAACTGGTCGCCGCGATCGCGCACGCGGGACGCGAGGCCCGGTCGCAGGGCGTGACCGCGGTGTCCGAGGCGGGCATCGCGGGCGGGCTGATCGGGCACTCGCCGGTGGAACTCGGCGCCTACCAGACCGCGCGCGAGCGGGGACTGCTGCCGGTGCGGGCGCGGCTGATGGTGGCCTCGGACGTGCCGCACGCGGTGGCCGCGCACCCGGACGACGACATCCCGCGCGCGCTGGACCTGGGCCTGCGCACCGGGTTCGGCGACGAGTGGCTGTCCGTGGGCGCGCTCAAGGTGTTCACCGACGGCGGCATGATGGCCCGGACCGCGGCGCTGACCGCGCCGTACGTGGGGCTCGATCACGCGGGGGAACTGGCCGGCGATCCGGCCGCGCTCACCGCGACGATCGTCGACGGACACCGCGCCGGGTGGCAGCTCGCCGTGCACGCGATCGGCGACCGGGCCGTGGACCTGGCGCTGGACGCGATCGCGCGGGCGCAGGCGGTCAAGCCGGGCCGGCGGCACCGGATCGAGCACGCCGGGCTGGTACGGCCGGATCAGCTCGCCCGGTTCCGGGACCTGGACGTGACCGCGGTGGTGCAGCCGAACTTCCTCTGGTACCTCGGCGACGACTACGCGGAGATCATGGGGCCGGAGCGCGCGGACTGGCTCTACCGCGGCGCCGGGTTCCTCGACGCGGGCGTACGGCTGGCGGCCAGCTCGGACCGGCCGGTGACGGACGGCGCGCCGCTGCGCGCCATCCAGTTCATGGCGTCGCGGCTCACCGCGGGCGGCCGGGTCGTCGGCGCCGCGGAGCGGCTGAGCGTGGCGGACGCGCTGCGCGCCTACACGGTCGGCGCGGCCGAGGCCTGCGGCTGGGCGGACGAGCTGGGCGCGCTCACGCCCGGCCGGCTGGCGGACTTCGTGGTGCTGGAGGAGAACCCGCTCGACACGCCGGTGTCCCGGATCGCGGACATCACGATCCGGGACACCTATGTGGACGGCCGGTCACTCGCCTGACGGGCCGGCCAGGCTCACGCCGAGCCGGACCGGCGTGCCGAAGTTCGGCGTGCCGTCCGCGTTCCAGGTGAAGCGCTGCGCGCGGGTCGAGCGGTTCATGTCGCAGCCGCCGGACGCGGAGCTGTTCGCGTGGTAGACGAGCCAGTCCTCGGTGCCGTCCGGGCTCTTGAAGAAGCCGTTATGGCCGGGCGCGTAGACGCCGTTCGCGTCGTTGCGCTGGAACACCGGGTTCGGGCTCTTGGTCCAGTGCGCCGGGTTGAGCGGGTCCGACCCGGTGAGCGTGAGCAGGCCCAGCTTGTAGTCCGGGCCCCAGCACGCGGACGCGGAGTAGACCACCATCACCCGGCCGTCGTGGTAGAGCGGCTCGGGCGCCTCGTTGACCGGCGCGGTCTGCCGCTCCCAGGACAGCGTGGGCGAGCTGAGCCGCACCCGCGGGCCGGTGAGCGTCCACGGGTTCGACAGCCGCTGGATGAAGTTGCTCTGCCCGTAGCCGCCGCCGGCCTGGTAGGTGCCCATCAGGTACAGGTTGCCGCCGACGGTGAGCACGCTGGCGTCGAGCTGCCAGTCGTTGCCCAGATCGGCCTTGAACGCGTACGGCCCCATCGGGTCGGAGCCGGCGCTCTCCAGCACGTGCAGCCGCTGCGTCGGGTTGTAGTCGGCCACGTTCTGCCCGGCCACGTAGTACAGGTACCACCGGCCGTTGACCAGGTGGAACTCGGGTGCCCACATGTTGCAGCAGCCGTTCGCCCGGCCGGCCAGGTTGAAGATCACCTGGTCGGTCGCGGTGGACAGCCCGGCCAGCGTGGTCGCCCGGCGCATCGTGATCGTCGAGTTCCAGGTGGTCGTGGCCAGGTAGTAGGACCCGTTGTGGTAGGTCATCCAGGGGTCCGGCCCGCCGCGCTTGATCGGGTTGGTGAAGCCGGCCGGGGCCCGCTCCCGCGCCGCGGCGACGGTCGTGCCGGTCAGCACCACGACCACGGCCAGCGCGGCGGCGAGAAGGAGTCTGCGCATGGTCGTCCTCCTCAGTAGACGAACGGCCAGCCGGCCGTGTCGTAGCCGATCAGGTTGATGCCGAGCTGGGACGCGCCGCTGGTGGTGTAGTAGTGGTAGACCAGCACCTCCGCGTCCGTGTCCGCGAACACCGCCTGATGCCCCGGCCCCTTGATGCTGCCGTGCCCGGCCAGCACCTGCGTGCCGCCGCCGCTGGTCATCGCCACCCCGTTGCGGTCCACGAACGGCCCGGTGGAGCTGGTCGACCGGCCCACCATGATCCGGTACGTGCTGGCGGCCCCGCGGCAGCACAGGTCGAACGACACCCACAGGTAGTAGTAGTTCCCGTGCCTGAACACCACCGGCGCCTCGATCGCGCCGCCGTTGCGCCCGGCCAGAGCGCGGATCGTGTTGTCCGCCCGCTTGCCGGTCGCCGGGTCCAGCCGCACCGTCTTGATGCCCGACCAGAACGACCCGAAGCTCAGCCACCACGCGCCGCCGGCGTCCACCACCAGGTGGGGATCGATCGCGTTGAAGTCGTTGCCGGTGTTGCTCTCGATCACCAGCCCCTGGTGCGTCCAGCTCCCCGACGCGCCGGTGGTGGAGGTGGCCAGGAAGATCGCCGACCGGTTCGAGCCGAACGTGGAGGCCGAGTAGTACAGGTAGTACCGTCCGTTGCGGTAGGACAGGTCCGGCGCCCACAGGTTGCGGCTGCCCCCGGTGTAGGTCGTCGTCCACGACGCCCCGTTCGGGAAGACCTGCCCCGCGTTGCGGAACGTGGTCCGGTCCGCCGACGTCTTCAGCGCGATGTTGTCACCGGTGTGCGCGACCAGATAACCACCGGCCGGCGTCTTCACGATCGTCGGATCGTGCACCCCGATGTCACCGTTGACGACCCCTGGATTCGGGTACGCCGCCGGCGGCACCGTGGGTGTGGCCAGCACCGACGGCATTTCCGCCGCCTCGGCCCGCAGCGTGGCGAGCCCTCCGGTCGACAGCGCCGCCGCCGTGGCGGCCGCGAGCAGTCCCCGGCGGGCGATCCGGGACATGGGCATGGGTTTCCCCTCTCGGCCCGATCAAGTCCTGCGCGCCGGGTGGAGACCAGCCCGCCGGATAATCAGGCTCATCGATGTAATTGCCGCATGTTAGCGCTCACTTACGCGGGCCTGTCAAGGTTTCGGCCGTGTTGAGGCGCCATTCAGGCGATGCAGAACTCGTTGCCCTCGGGATCCCGCATCACCAGGTGACCGAACGTCCCGCCGTAGCGCTCCTCCCCGGTGACGGTCGCGCCCCGCGCGACCAGCCGCTCGGCCAGCCCGCGCGCCGCCGCCTCGTCCGTCACCGGCCCCGCCGGGCGGACATCCAGGTGGACGCGGTTCTTGGCACTCTTCCCCTCGGGCACCCGGAGGAAGGCGATCGCGGGTCCACGCCCGTCCGGGTCCACGATCGAGGCACCGTCGGCACCCTCGTACCCGGGCTCCGCGACGTAGCCGAGCGCCACCGCCCAGAAGGCGGCGAGCCGGTGCGGATCGGCGGCATCGAAACAGACGGTCCAGGGCGTCGCCATGTGCCCGACCATAGCGACCCACCGGGCCGGCCCACACTGGAAACCGCGCCCCACTCCCGTTTCCACCTCGCGGCCCCGGCGCCCGGGTGGCCGGTCGCGGCTGACCGCCGCCCGCCCCGGCCGCGCCCGCCGGCCACCCGCCACCCGATCTAGGCCATATTCGCGCGCGGAGATCAGAGCGCCGTGGTCGACGCGGATGGTGACGGCGAAGGGCGCCCCGCGGGACCGTGCGGGGCGCCCTCCGTCGGCGGCCGTGACCGTTGCGCTAGGGGAGCGTGTCCAGGTGCGGGCCGACCGTGTTGGCGAAGCCGTTGCCGTTCGTCACGTCCCAGTTGATCGACCACGTCATCGCGCCGCGGATGCCGGGGTACGTCCGCGGGGGACGGAACGAGCCGCAGTTGGTGGCGCGGGCCAGGCAGTCCAGGGCCGCGTTCACCACGGACGGTGACATCACCCCGCCGCTCGCGGCGCCCGGTCCCGCCGGGAGTCCGAGTGCGACCTGGTCCGGCCGGAGCCCGTTCTCCAACTGGATGCAGGCCAGCGCGGTCAGGAAGTTGATCGTGCCCTGGCCGTACGCCGCCATCTGGTCACATCCGAGCATGGAGCCGGAGTTGTAGAACTGGGTGTGCACCACCGTCAGGATGTCCTTGATCGCCAGGGCCAGCGCGAAGTAGGACCCCGCGGTCGACTGCATGTCGATCGTCTGCGGCGCCATCGTGATGATCATGTTGGCGCCGATCCGCGACCGGAGTGACCGCAGCGCCTGTGCCATGTACGTCGGGTTGAGCCCGTTCTCCAGGTCGATGTCGACCCCGTCGAACCCGTAGCTCTGCATGATCGAGAACATCGTGTCGGAGAACCGCGTCGCGCTCGCCGCGTCCGCGACGGACACCCGGCCGGCCTCGCCGCCGACCGAGAGGATCACCCGGGTGCCGCGCGCCTGCAGGGCGCGCACGTCGGCCCGGAAGTCCGCGTCGGAGTAGCCGCCCAGCGCGGTGGACAGTTGCGGGTCCACGCCGAACGTCACCGCGCCCGGCGTGCTGGTCGCCTCCGCGAACGAGACCGCCACCAGGTCGTACTGTGCCGGCGTGTCACGCAGCCGCAACTCCACCGCGTTGTTGACGAAGTTGTGCCAGTACCCGGTCAGGAAGTGCTTCGGCAGGGGCCCCGCGGGCGGGGGAGTGGTGGTGGGCGGAGGCGTGGTGGGCGGAGGCGTGGTGGGCGGAGGCGTGGTGGGCGGAGGCGTGGGCGAGGCCGTCGGGGAAACAGGGGGCGTCACCACGCCACCGCCACCGCAGGAGGCGCCGTTGAGCGTGCAGTTCGACGGGCTGCCGGGCCCCGCGCCGATCAGGCCGAACGTCAGCGACGCGCCGCCCGCGATCGTACCGTTGTAGGACTTGTTCCTGAACGTCCATCGGGTGCCGGCGGCGCTCACGTCCGCCTCCCAGGCCGAACTGACCGAGGTGCCGGCGGGCAGGTCGAACGCCACGGTCCACGAGGTCAGCGGCGTGGTGCCGCCGTTCGTGACGGTGACCTTTCCCTCCCATCCGGAACCCCAGTCCGACGTCTTCGTGAACGTCGCGGTGTTCGCCGCGGCGGACGCGGGACCGGCCGTCCACATCACCGCCGCACCCGCCAGAACCAGCGCGGACGCGGTGACCAGCGCCGCAAGCCGGGACCGTCTCATGACAGCCTCCCATGATCAAGGCGGTTGGGGGTCGACCGCCGTCACGGGAATTATTAGGAAGGTTAACAGTCAATGGGAAGACCGTTATGGATTTATTAGGGTTAACGGAAGATCTAGACGCCAGATGGGTACGCCTCCAGCTCGTGCACGTCCGAGTGCAGCGTGTGCAGCGGCCGTACGCCCCGGGTGGTGGCGAACCAGGCGAGATGGTCGTAGCGGTCGGCCAGCACGGTCGGCACGTAGTTGCCGAACGGCTCGCGCTCGGGCCGGTAGACCACGCCGATCGCGCGGTGCGGAATCGGGTCGGTGAGCAGCGCGGGCGGATCGTCCGGCGGGAACGGCAGCACCGCCTCGGGCGGCGCGTGCCGGGCCAGGATGCCCTCCAGCGAACCCTCGCGCCCGGCCGGGACCGGCAGTTCCTCGGCGGCGCCGCCCCACGACCGCCCCGCGATCACGGTGCCGGGACCACCCGCGACGCCGATCAGCGCCACCTGATCCGCGCCGAACCGCGCCCGGGCCAGGCCGCCGATGGTGACCTCGCCGGCCGCGGCCATGTCCGAGCCGCGCTCGTCCCCGACGTGCGTGTTGTGCGCCCAGACCACGGCCTTGGCACCCGCGCCGTAGTGCGCGAGCAGCCGGGCCAGCGTGGCGTCCATGTGCCGGTCGCGCACGTTCCACGAATCCGGGCCGCCGCGGACCATCGCCCGGTAGTAGGCCTCGGCACCGGCCACCACCTCGGCGTTCTGCACGGCGGCGAAGTCGGCGCCGGCCTCGGAGCGCAGCCGGGCCAGCAGCGAGACGACCTCGTCCTCGCAACTGGCCGGCACGAAGCGGGTGGCCATCGCGTACCGCTGCGGGTCCTCGCCGAACGGCTGAAAGCACCGGAACGCGGAGGCCGCCTCCGCCAGCGCGTCCGGCGCGGAGCGGCGCAGGTGGTCGAGGATCTCGCGCAGTGACTCCCACAGCGAGTAGATGTCCAGGCCGTGGAAGCCGACCCGCGCCTCCGGCTCCCGGGCGGCGTTGTGCCAGCGCAGCCAGCGGCAGAAGTCGGCCACCTCCTCGTTCGCCCACATCCAGGTCGGCCAGCGCTCGAACAGCGTCAGCGCGGCGCGCGGATCGCTCAGCCCGTCGTCGTGGCAGCGCACCGAGCGGTCGATGCGCGCGCAGTCCGGCCAGTCGCCCTCCACGCCGACGAAGCTGAACCCGTACCCGGCGATCAGGCGTTTGGTGATCTCGGCACGCCATCGGTAGAACTCGTGCGTGCCGTGCGTGGCCTCGCCGATCATGACCACCCGCCGGTCGCCGATCCGCTCCAGCAGCGCGTCCGTGCCCCCGCCCACGGCCAGCCGGATGACGTCCTCCGCGTAACTCATGCCGCCGGATACCCGCCGGGTGGGGCCGTTAACTAGGGTCATCCTTCGGTGAATCGGAGGACGGGATGAAGTTCGCGGCCAGAGGTCCGGCATGAGCGAGCTTGCGAGCGAATCATCGGCTCAGCGCCGACCACGCCGGGACCGCGGTGTGGCGGGAGGTTCGGCATGAGTTACGTGGTGACCGGTGGGGGCCGGGGGATCGGGCGGGCGATCGTGGAGCGGCTGCTCGCGGACGGGCATCCGGTGGTGGTGATCGAGCGGGACGCGGTGGAGTTGCCCGCCGGCGCGGTGGCCGTGATCGGGGACGCCGGAGCGGACGAGGTGACCGAGCGGGCCGCCGCCCGCGCCGCCGAGTTGGCGCCGCTGCGGGGCTGGGTGAACAACGCGGCCGTGTTCCGCGACGCGTCGCTGCACGAGGTGGGCACGCGCGAGCTGCTCGACCTGGTCACGGTCAACCTCGGCGCGGTGGTCTCCGGCGCGCGGGCGGCCGTGCGGGCCTTCCTCGCGGCGGGCACCGGCGGCAGCATCGTCAACCTCTCCTCGCACCAGGCGCGGCTGCCGGTGCCCGGATGCGCGCCATATGCGACCGCCAAGGCCGCGATCGAGGGCCTGACCCGGGCGCTGGCCGTCGACTACGGCCCGCACGGCATCCGGGTCAACGTGGTGGCGCCCGGCTCGGTCGACACCGCCCGCTACCGGGAGTTCGCGGATGCGCGGGTGGAGGCCGAGATGGCGCGCCTGCATCCGCTGGGCCGGGTGGCCGCCGCGGCGGAGATCGCGGACGCGGTCGCGTACCTGCTGTCGGACCGGGCCTCGTTCATCAGCGGCGTGACGCTTCCGGTCGACGGCGGCCGGTCCGTGCGCGGCCATGATCCGGAGCCGCCGCGGACTGCCGGGTAAACGTGAATCTGCCACACTGTGCCGCATGGCGATCTTGGTGCGGCAGGCGGACGACTCGGACGCGGAGCGGCTGGCGGAACTGCTCGGTCAGCTCGGCTATCCCACCGACGGCGCCTCGGTGGTGGGACGGCTGGCGTACTGGGCGGACGAGCCGTCCGCGGCCGTGTTCGTGGCCGTGGCGGACGGCGTGGTGGTCGGCGTGGCCGCGGTGCACGTGAGCCCGCTGCTGGAGGTGGACGGGCACTACGCGCGCCTGGTCGCGCTGGTCGTCGACGAGACCGTGCGGCGCGGCGGGATCGGCCGCGCGCTGGTGGCCGCGGTGGAGGCGTACGCGACCGCGTTCCGGTGCCAGTTCATCGAGGTCACCAGCGCGCGGCGGCCGGAGCGCGCGGCCGCGCACCGGTTCTACCGCGGGCTCGGGTTCGAGGACCTCAACGACCTGGCGTACCGCTACCGGAAGGCGCTGCCGAGCTAGCGGCCTGCTCGGCCGCGCGGAGCACCCGCAGCACGTTGCGGCCGGTCAGCGCCGCCAGGTCGGCCTCGGGCCAGCCGCGGTCCGCGAGTTCACCGAGCAGCCGGGGGTACGTGGAGACGTCCTCCAGGCCGTCCGGCAGCGTGGGGCAGCCGTCGAAGTCGCCGCCGAGCCCGATGTGCTCGACGCCGGCCACCTCGCGCGCGTGCTCCACGTGGTCGGCGACCTGGGCGAGGGTGGCGCGCGGGCGCGGGTGGTCCCGATACCAGTCGGCCAGCCCGTCGTCCTCCGGCGCCGGGCCGGGCAGGACCGGTTCCTCGCCGGCCCGGGGCGCGGGCGGCCACGGCACCTCGTCGACCGGCAGGCCGCGCCGGGCGCGTTCCTCGTCCGCGGCGCGCTCCCAGGCCCGTACCTCCTCGGAGACGAACGGCGGCACGAACGTCACCTGCACCACGCCGCCGTTGTCGCGCAGCCGCCGCAGCACCCGGTCCGGCACGTTGCGGCCGTGCCCGGTCAGCGCGCGGCACGACGAGTGACTGAAGATCACCGGGGCGGTGGCGACGTCCAGCGCCGCGTCCATCGTGGCGTCCGCGACGTGCGCGAGGTCGACCAGGACGCCGAGCCGCTGCATCTCGCGCACGATCGCGCGGCCCTCGCCGGTCAGGCCGCCGTGCACCGGCGGCTGGGCCGCGCTGTCCGCCCACGGCGTGTGGTGGTTGTGGGTGAGCGTCACGTACCGGACGCCGAGCCGGGCCAGGCAGCGCAGCACCGCGGGCGACGACGCCAGGCTGTGCCCGCCCTCCACGCCGATCAGCGACGCGATCCGGCCGCGCGACATCGCGTCGACGACCTCGTCCGCGGTACGGGCGAGCGTGAGCTGCTCCGGGAACGCCGCGACCATCCGGTGCACCGCGTCGATCTGCTCCAGCGTGGCCACCACCGCCTCCGGCTCCGGCAGGCTGGACGGCACGTAGACGGACCAGAACTGCGCGCCGACGCCGCCCGCGCGCAGCCGGGGCAGGTCGGTGTGCAGCCGCGGCAGGCCGGTGTCGAGGCCCTCCACGGCGTACCCACGCTGCACCCGCAGCTGCCAGGGCAGGTCGTTGTGGCCGTCGACCACCGGGGAGTCCCGCAGCACGCGGGCGACGTCCGCGGTCATCGGGACACCGCGTCCACCAGCGCGGCCACCCGCGCCGCGACCCGGCCGAGACCGTCGTGCGGCGGCCCGCCCGGCTCGGTCATGTAGGTGTCGCGGCGGATCTCCACCATCAGCGCGGACACGGCGGGCTCCTTCCGGTAGTGGTGCAGCGGCACGTACGCGCCGGCGAACGGCGAGTTGATCCCGGCGCCGGGGAACGCCGCGCGGGCCCGCTCGACCAGCCACGGCGGGGTGTGGTCGTCGTCCACGCCGAGGCAGATCTCCGGGCGCGGGCCGTCGGCGTGCAGCTCGTAGGGGAGCGGATCGGTCTGGTACGAGTGGACGTCCAGGATGACCACGCGGCCCCGCGCGTCGAGCCGGCGCTGCACCAGCGCGGCCATTCCCGCCGCGTACGGGTGGTAGTGCGTGTCGAGCAGGTGCCGGTCGCGCCGCGGGTCGTCGTCGCGCAGCCGCTCGCCGTGCGCCGTGCGGGTGTAGACCGCGCCCATGCCGACGCGCGCCATCTCCTCGGTCTCGTCCGGGAAGCGCTCCGGGTCCACGACCAGCCGGGAGTAGCGGTTGGCGAACGTCCACGGCGTGACCTCGGCCCGCTCCGCCGCGCGCCGCGCGATCTCCCGGGTGTGCGCGTCGGTGAGCAGGTCCAGCTCGCGCGCGAGCTCGGCCTCGGTCAGCCGCAGCCCACGCCGCGCCTCGCCGGTCATCGCGCGGGCTCCGTGCGGCACGTGCAGCACGACCGGCGACGCCGGATCGCCCTCCAGAAGATCGAAAACCGCCGGGGGTACGTCGCCGGAGATCACCCGTCGACGCTAGCCGACCGGGATGCCCCCGCGAAATGAGCCCAGCCTCCTAGGATGCGGGAGGGGTTGCGCGAATGAATGTGACCGATCGGGCGGGAGTCCTTGCGTTGCGTAGTCGGGCGGCGGAACAGTGGGGGGTGCGGCAGTCCCTCCCCGGCCGTGCTCGCGTTCCCCGACCGAGGAGGTCCCACATGCGCTCACCCGCCATCGACCTGACCGACCGGGTCAAGCGCGTCCTCGGCCTCGCCCACGCCGAGGCGACCGCGGTCCGCAGCCCCGTCATCGAGCCCATCCACCTGATCCTCGGCGTGCTCGGCGCGCGCGGCCCCGGCGCCCAGATCCTCCGCGACCTGGCCGGCGGCAAAGCCGTCGTCGGCGACGCGGTCCGGCCCCTGCTGTCCACCGGCACCGCCCCGTCCCCGGCCAACCTGCCGTTCACCGCCACGTCCGAGGCCGCCCTGAAACACGCGATCGACGAAGCCCGCCGCTTCGGTGACCCCCGCACCGGCACCGACCACCTCCTGCTCGGCCTCCTCCGCGTCATCACCGACCCCTCCACCGCCACCCCGGCGGACACGGCCCTGGGCGCGACCCTGGCCGCCATCGGCGTCGACCACGCCGGCGCGGCCCGCTTGGCGGAGGCCCGCCGCAGCTGAGTGCGTGGTCAGGCGGGGTCGGCGGGTCGTTGTGGACCGCGCTGGCGCGGTCTGCTTGGCGGGTCCCGGCGCGGCTGAGTGCGTGGTCGGGCGGGATCGGCGGGGCCTTCCGGGTTGCTCCTCGCGGCGGCAGGTATCCCGCCTCCCGGCGTCGATCATCGTCAGCTCTTGGGGCGGGCCGGACCCGGACTGCCCTTCGTCCGCCGAGTTTCTCCACCCGGGCACCTGTGGGGGAAAGGCCGGGGCGGTGCGGGTCGGGGCGGGCGCTCCGCGCCCGAAATTTCGGTATATTGGGGACGGCATTGATTGTCCAATGTGACTATGTGAGCCTCAGGCACGTTATTCCAGCCGAATTACGTGCCTGAGGCTCACAAAGTGAGCGATCCCACCTGTCCCGGGCCGATCATGCTGCCGCCAGACGCGATGATCGCGCCCGCTGAAGACCCAGCCACCTCGCCATCTTGATGGTGCTGGCGAATCGCTGCGCTGGCATCGTTGCCGCCGCCGCCGCGGCTGCCGCTGTCGCTGTCGCCGCCGCGGCTGCCGCTGTCGCTGTCGCCGCCGCGGCTGCCGCTGTCGCTGTCGCCGCCGCGGCTGCCGCTGTCGCTGTCGCCGCCGCGGCTGCCGCTGTCGCTGTCGCCGCCGCGGCTGCCGCTGTCGCTGTCGCCGCCGCTGCTGTCGCCGCCGCCGCCGCTGCTGTCGCCGCCGCCGCCGCTGTCGCCGCCGCCGCTGTCGC
It encodes:
- a CDS encoding Clp protease N-terminal domain-containing protein, which produces MRSPAIDLTDRVKRVLGLAHAEATAVRSPVIEPIHLILGVLGARGPGAQILRDLAGGKAVVGDAVRPLLSTGTAPSPANLPFTATSEAALKHAIDEARRFGDPRTGTDHLLLGLLRVITDPSTATPADTALGATLAAIGVDHAGAARLAEARRS
- a CDS encoding N-formylglutamate amidohydrolase gives rise to the protein MISGDVPPAVFDLLEGDPASPVVLHVPHGARAMTGEARRGLRLTEAELARELDLLTDAHTREIARRAAERAEVTPWTFANRYSRLVVDPERFPDETEEMARVGMGAVYTRTAHGERLRDDDPRRDRHLLDTHYHPYAAGMAALVQRRLDARGRVVILDVHSYQTDPLPYELHADGPRPEICLGVDDDHTPPWLVERARAAFPGAGINSPFAGAYVPLHHYRKEPAVSALMVEIRRDTYMTEPGGPPHDGLGRVAARVAALVDAVSR